The Rosa chinensis cultivar Old Blush chromosome 7, RchiOBHm-V2, whole genome shotgun sequence DNA segment TAAATGAAAATATGTATATGAGTCTCTTCCTCAGTTTTATTGATCATTGTGGAGAGTCATAAGACTTCTTGAACGTCGTTAGCTCTTTCTAATCTCAATGGACTGCTTTTTGTTATTTGAATTTCCCGGCTTCCAGAATATGGCCGCTGTAATAACTGTAATCActtcacaatttcagtttttccaATCTATGAGGTGAGGGAAGTACTTGATGGCTGACTTACCACGCTATTTACGGCTTTGCTTTCAATCTGGGAAACTTGCTTTCTTGGCAATTTTGGTATCTGGAGGGATTGTATTGCAAATTTTGGTGGGTCCTTGTTCTCTTTTCTATTTGCTCGAGTTAAATGTAACTGTTGAGTCTGTATTAGTTCCAAGGTCATTATCAATACTATGGTCTCATGTCATGTGTTTTGAGGCAGGCATGTGCTTTGTACAATAATTGGTGGCCGATGCTAACTGGTAAGGAACTGAACTTCTGTATCTTTAAGTTTTCTCATGTCATtgagaaaatgatattttttaaaACTTCATCCCCTCTAGAGGATAAGGTTGCAAGAACTTCCTTTTTGTAGTTGCTCAATGATTTTCATATGGTCTAGTAATTACATTGCTCTCTTGCAGTAATAATGTATGTGCTTCTTCCGATGCCGTTGCTGTTCTTCGTGGGAACTGATTTGTCTGTTTTCCAGGAATCTGATAATAGgtacttctttttcttttgaactGATTAGCTGAAACATATATTTTGTAGTTTAAAGCTGCATCAGCATTAATCAGCTTCGTACTTTCTTCCTAACAACTGATGAAACAGCTGGGTTAATGTAACCAAGTTCATGACTGGAGCTTCAGCCATTGGAAGCATTGCAATACCAGCCATCTTAAAACACGCTGGTGTTATTGGTTGGGGAGCCCTGGCCTTGGAGCTCTCATCCTTTTTTGTATTTGTACTTGCAATAATGTGTTACATACGGTCAGATGAAGACGACAGCTACAGTTCAATCTGAGATATGGCTCTCTAGGAGATCACCAGATTTCTGTAAAGGTGTCATAGGTTGCAATAGGAATATAGGGCATTTGTATCTGTTTGTGTGCGATGATCACCACTATAAGCCTGTTATAGATTCAGAAAACATTTTCGGTTTGATTCTTTGTCCATGTATTTGAGTGGGGTTTTGAATATTACATGTTTTGACCTCTCATAACAAACTATGGGGTCTATTGTATTGACAGAGTAAGGTGCCTTTTTCTGGTCACATTTTCTAGTATGAACTGTGAATGTTCTTAAAACAGGGTTGCAAGTGAACCCAATGCCTTGAAGCATGTTGTGCTTGCTTAGCATTAAGCTTGCCCATCATGGTGAAATCACTGAAATGAGCTTAAGTTAAAGCAAAAATGCAATAGTAACATAACCATGGGTGAGTCCAACTTCATCCTTAGGTGAGGTTTAGGGTGATCGACCGAATTCTGGGTGGATGTGAAGGAAACTCGAATCTACTTATCGATGGTATATTCCTTGCAATTGCCTACTCTTATTCTAGATGTCATAGCTTTTTCATCATCGAAAAATGGAGAGAATGTATTCAATTTGGGTCGTCATCGAAAGACGAAGAAAACATGAATATATTCTCTCCAGTCTCAGCTCTCAACTTTGACCAATTTAGTTCGGATTGTAACCATGATCTTTAGCTCTCAACTTTGACCAATTTAGTTCGGGTTGTAATCATAGTTTCGGCTATAGCCCTCTGCCAACTGTTTGGAGATGGTATTAAAAACCGTATAGCAATTGTATATTCAGTACAAATACTTGAAGACATACTGTATTTTGTAAAGTTAATATGTAAAATATCCCAAAATAAAACATCCTTGAATGGGAATTTTGGCATCCTACAAAAGCAACAGGACTAGTCTCCAACTCTCCATCCCAAAAAGCAAAAGCACCAACATGACAGTAGACAGCGCCACCATGGAAGACATGGAAGCCAAGGCCGAGCAGCTCGGTATCCAATTCTCCTCCATAGACTTGAACTCTGCACACCCACCTCACTTTAATTTCAGGTACCCCAACACAAAAGactcttccttttttcttcagTTCCTCAACTTTGCGACTTCAAACTCCAAACTCGTATTCCATTtataattgatttgttttttgaTTCACAGTGAATGCCAAGAAGTGTTTTACGACGACAACGGTTTCATCCCCAATATTGAGTTTGGGAGTGTGATCGTGGTTAATAACCTTCCCATTGTGGAGGCAGAGATGGCCCAGGAGCTCGAAAGCGAGATTCGGGTGGTGTTTAGTGAAGTTGGTGTTATTAAAGAAGATGGGTTTTCGATGCCTGTGAATCCCAGCAGCCAAGAAACCTTGGGTCATTGTTTCATAGAGTTTAATTCTCGTCAGGTAGTTGCTTTATTCCTATGCTCTGTTTTAGTTTCAATTGTTTCTTGGGTTTGTTTAGTGTAATGCACTGAATTTtttatggtttttgttttttcttgaaTTTGATAACCCAGTTGTGAAAGAATTCACAGGGATGCAAGGGTTTAGTTTTTGTAGCATAGACTAAACATTTTACATATTGTGGACTACACAGGTTATAGTTATCAGATTGTATATGAAAACTTGGAAATGAGTGTAGAGCCTAGAACATCGCAGGGTTCATAAACTCCATTTTCCTCGAGACAGGGAATGGGGAATGATTTTGAGTGTATATTATCTTTGTTTCTTGGAGAATGGatgaaataaaaacaaaatgaattttGAAACAAGGAATGGTTTTAGGCTTCTTGTTAGTCTTCAGTTTCCTCTTAGTTTCGGTAAAATCAGTTTTCCTCATTCATCTAGGAATTAGAATGCAACATGGTCTCTTTAGTTCTCTTTGGCGTAGGTGAGCTGTTTTGTGTAGTCAGGTCTATTGATCATTGTATGATGTTGAGGTTAAGGATCTTTTATGCATCCAAGTGGAAAGCTTGTCCTTGCTGTCTTGGAATTTTGACTCAtagcatatgcaacatctgtgTCTTTCATTAATGGGAAAAATGGTATAGCTCTGTTGCTGTAAATGTGTTTGGGTGAGTTTAACAAATCAGAGCACATGCACTCGATATGGTTATCCAAGTCCTCTTGATTTGCCAATGATAGTGTTTGATAGTAACAGTAACTAGTATGAAGGGGTGATATTAGTTGGTTTATTCGTTTATAAAGTTTGGGCCATTATCTTGTGTAATAGCATCTCATCTTTTGATGATTGCCTTTGTAGGAAGCCGCACTTGCTAGGAGCACGAGAGATGGATACAAGTTTGGTAACTGCAAGTTGTCAGTAAGCCTCTATGATGCCTTTGGCAGTGTAGTTGCTACCCCTGACATGGGGACTTATTTAGAGACTAATGCATCCTTTTGTGGGGTAAGTTTCGCAATCACATTgtattttttgaattttatatttttgagtTGTTTTTCCATTATATTGTCTATCATCCCGTCCTTGTTAGATTTAGCAAGTAGTAATGTTTCTTATGATTTTTATCATGTTATTTAATACTAAATTCCATCTACTTTCTCTTGTGTATGTTGAAATGTATGCATACTATAATAAACTTCAACTAAAGGAGAACAAGCAGACTCATTGAGACATTTCATTTTACATTTCATGTTAAAAAAGTGTTTTTCTTACCTTCTTTCACGAAGTAAATCAACTTCCTTTcgtttcttttatatatatatatatatatatatatatatatatattaatttctggTAGCACGTCTCGTCATTGAGTTGAGAATAGCATGAACAAAAAGTATTGGTAAAACAGTAACTACTAGATCCAACAAGCTGTTTACTTTGGCTTCACATTATTAGAGACCACTTACAACTTGCCATGTCATTAGTGTGCTACAAACAAGATTGTTCCCGTAGTTGCATCATTATGCAGTTTAAGTTCATAGCTCTTCCATAAGGCAGTTAAGTGGCCCACCATCCAACTATACTAGTGATTCCTGTTATCTCAACTTATTTTCACCATAATAGTCTCTTGACTCCTGAGTCCTGACACCTTGTGCTGTTAAGTCCAATGGCAAAAAACATCTGAATAGTCCAACTCACTGCAAGAGGTGGTCACCTGTGGCAATACTAAATAATTGCTTAGGTTAGTGTTCTTCAGGATCTAAATTATTCTGAACATCTTATCACATCTCACACCACCTTTATCATGCTGTATTTTTTTGATTCATGAAGGGATTGGAGCATGAAATACTGATACTTAGTCTCTAATATGTGGGATCTTCTATTGCCATGTACCAATTACAATAATGCATTCATCTAGTATCTTGAGTTCTTATGTTGGCGGAATGTGTTAGATGCATCATAACTTTCTGATGGTCTATTTTTATCTGCTCAAATGATCCTCACTTAACAGAGGATTCAGTCTCTGCAAATCACTACAGATTCCATTGAACCATTCTTATGTTGCTTGGTGCTTCAACTGATATTATGCTGCATCATCGGACAATTGTTTGCCAGATTTGATCATTGGCGTTTCTGCTAGCAAATTTATGTTTGAAGTATTCGTTGCTCAGATATTTACTCTTTTATGCTGCAGTCCTCAAGGTATCCAGGGTCTCCTTCCTTGCTTAGTCCTGTAACAGAGGAAGACGAAGAACCCGTTCATAGTGATGAAACTAGTGCAGATGACCACGATGACATAATGCAGTGGAGTGAGCAAGACAATTATATGAGCAGTGAGGAATTTAGGGAAGTCATTGAATAGAAATATGATCACAATTCCTAATGGGGATATGCGGTGGAACTGATTAGGTTACAAATGCTCATTTTGTCTTGTGCTGGATCTGATTACAAACTTTCCAACACTCTTTGGAACATTTGACCTGCCTCCACTAGTAGGAAATGATTGTATTCTTGTAAGGATGCTGTTATGCAGTTTGTGCCATCAATATTGAAAACTAGTATCCTCCTTTTTTTATTATCGGAAGGACAAATAGCTCTTCAATTCCTTTTGACATCTGATAATCAACGACATGATGGAGAattcaagaaaaaagaaagtgaagGAATTTATGTATAATGTGCACATTTTAGGGATTCATCATTCATCAAAGGAAACTGAGATGGAAAGAATTGAGATTGAGATGCGCACATTGCTGTCATCGTTTTTGACCATCTGCTTTTGCACCAAGGCTCGTCACATTGAAAGCAGCTAGCATAGCTAATTCTTTTGCTTCTGATggtagggcacgtttacttactctGGAATGGGAGGGAACGATTACGGGGTAAAATCATTCATATGTTTCCGATTCTGGGTAAAAGTATttatgtgtttactaacacatgaaagaATCGGAATAggtgtaggtctcacctccttataaggaatcaatttctgaatactcaggaatttgattacgaaggggggagatgggtttagaaattaactcctccggaatcaataccgattcctttttTCTCTCCCATTctagttgtctccgattcatgattatttttcattccaagtaagtaaacgtgccaaaGAAACATCTAAACCAAAACAACAAGCACAGCAATAAGAGCAGTAATCTAACATAATAGAAGTAATACTGTGCTGTCCTGCTGCCCTTATAGAAACGATGATGATGATTCACTCTGTTTAATTTGCAGTAATTGCCGAATTTAATTGGAGATTCATCATCAAGGCTCTGTCTAAATTTTCAAAGTGAAAAGGCGCGGGGATTTGGATTTGGGGAAGAACCATATATAACTAACAGGATTTCCACTCCCTATCCCACTATAGTAGTTGCAAGGAAAATAAATGGTTGGCCTTGTGTTTTTTTTCCGAAATTAGTATTACATATTTACAGGTGTGTCATTACGCTCAAGTAACAtgggaaaaaagaagagagtaGAAATTAGATGCAGTAAAAGAAACAGAACAACTTTGGAGGGTTCCTTTGGCATTCTTGCTCTCCTTTGGACGAGCACGCATATGTTCTTTCAGCTGAGGAAAGAAAAAGGACTAAGCAATGGGTTAAATCTTTTTCACCATATTAGAGGCTTATAAGTCAAATTTCACCTTTCACATGGTTATTAATG contains these protein-coding regions:
- the LOC112180331 gene encoding vacuolar protein sorting-associated protein 55 homolog; this encodes MADLPRYLRLCFQSGKLAFLAILVSGGIVLQILACALYNNWWPMLTVIMYVLLPMPLLFFVGTDLSVFQESDNSWVNVTKFMTGASAIGSIAIPAILKHAGVIGWGALALELSSFFVFVLAIMCYIRSDEDDSYSSI
- the LOC112180330 gene encoding eukaryotic translation initiation factor 3 subunit B — protein: MGILASYKSNRTSLQLSIPKSKSTNMTVDSATMEDMEAKAEQLGIQFSSIDLNSAHPPHFNFSECQEVFYDDNGFIPNIEFGSVIVVNNLPIVEAEMAQELESEIRVVFSEVGVIKEDGFSMPVNPSSQETLGHCFIEFNSRQEAALARSTRDGYKFGNCKLSVSLYDAFGSVVATPDMGTYLETNASFCGSSRYPGSPSLLSPVTEEDEEPVHSDETSADDHDDIMQWSEQDNYMSSEEFREVIE